From one Triticum urartu cultivar G1812 chromosome 3, Tu2.1, whole genome shotgun sequence genomic stretch:
- the LOC125542905 gene encoding translation initiation factor IF3-2, chloroplastic-like — protein sequence MVGVAAGFAFAPAVSRRLPYRPCCSTAHASVPSSSARSSLAARQGRPRRLVAVARYSAYGSDEEDDEEGGGGRRDRPEQEQDPALDIERIQSSTVRLLDAQKNMVGVISVSEAVRIADENDLMLAILSLDGDPPVLRLFEEKDYKKHKYEQQKKKRVQQKRSVAKRMGLKELKMGY from the exons ATGGTCGGCGTCGCCGCCGGCTTCGCGTTCGCGCCGGCCGTGTCCCGGCGACTGCCCTACAGGCCGTGCTGCTCCACCGCCCACGCCTCGGTACCCTCGTCCTCGGCGCGGTCGTCGCTGGCCGCGCGGCAGGGGCGGCCGCGGCGGCTCGTCGCCGTCGCGCGCTACTCCGCGTACGGGAGCGACGAGGAAGACGACGAGGAGGGCGGGGGCGGGCGGCGGGACCGCCCCGAGCAGGAGCAGGACCCCGCCCTCGACATCGAGCGCATCCA GTCTTCGACCGTCAGGCTGCTGGATGCCCAGAAAAATATG GTTGGTGTTATATCTGTAAGCGAGGCAGTTCGAATCGCAGATGAAAATGATCTTATGCTG GCAATATTGTCACTAGATGGAGATCCTCCAGTACTCCGACTCTTTGAAGAGAAAGATTACAA AAAACACAAGTACGAACAACAGAAGAAGAAAAGAGTTCAGCAGAAAAGATCCGTTG CAAAACGCATGGGCTTGAAAGAGCTGAAAATGGGGTACTGA